One stretch of Oncorhynchus clarkii lewisi isolate Uvic-CL-2024 chromosome 3, UVic_Ocla_1.0, whole genome shotgun sequence DNA includes these proteins:
- the LOC139388315 gene encoding farnesyl pyrophosphate synthase-like, with product MGDSSCSNGTHHSGAAQSDPQLFEAQFEELVIELTEQDLTDSVLADALNRLREVLHYNTPGGKRNRGLSVIGSLRELVPPTELTQDAVRRALLVGWCIELLQAFFLVADDIMDASVTRRGQPCWYKRESVGLDAINDSFLLEGSIYRLLRRHCRAQPYYVHLLELFTETSFQTELGQALDLMTAPPGQIDLNRFTMERYKAIVKYKTAFYSFYLPVAAAMYMAGIDSEEEHNNAKHILLEMGEFFQIQDDYLDCYGDPAVTGKIGTDIQDNKCGWLVVTALGVMTPEQRAELESCYGRHDSVEKVKALYNTLQMPTLYHQYEDDSYQRLQKLIARHAQNLPHAVFLNFAKKIYKRNK from the exons ATG GGTGACAGTAGTTGCAGCAACGGGACCCACCACTCGGGGGCGGCGCAGTCAGACCCACAGCTGTTTGAGGCCCAGTTTGAGGAGCTGGTGATCGAGCTCACAGAGCAGGACCTCACAGACTCTGTCCTCGCTGACGCTCTCAACAGACTCCGAGAG GTGTTGCATTACAACACTCCTGGCGGAAAAAGAAACAGAGGCCTGTCTGTGATTGGCTCTTTGAGGGAGCTTGTTCCTCCCACTGAGCTGACCCAGGATGCTGTTCGACGGGCCCTGCTGGTTGGCTGGTGCATTGAgctg ctccaggCGTTCTTCTTGGTAGCTGATGACATCATGGATGCTTCAGTGACTCGGAGAGGTCAGCCCTGCTGGTACAAGAGG GAGAGTGTGGGTCTGGATGCCATCAATGATTCTTTCCTCCTGGAGGGATCCATCTACAGACTACTGCGCAGACACTGCAGGGCACAGCCCTACTACGTACACCTATTGGAGCTCTTCACTGAg ACGTCCTTCCAGACCGAGCTGGGCCAGGCACTGGACCTGATGACCGCTCCTCCTGGTCAAATAGACCTCAACCGCTTCACCATGGAGAG ATATAAGGCCATAGTAAAGTACAAGACTGCCTTCTACTCCTTCTACCTCCCTGTGGCAGCAGCCATGTACATG GCGGGCATCGACAGTGAAGAGGAACACAACAACGCCAAACATATCTTACTGGAGATGGGAGAGTTCTTCCAGATACAG GATGACTACCTGGATTGCTATGGCGACCCGGCGGTGACAGGGAAGATTGGAACAGACATCCAGGACAACAAATGCGGCTGGCTGGTGGTGACCGCTCTAGGGGTCATGACCCCGGAACAAAGGGCAGAGCTGGAG TCATGTTATGGTCGGCATGACAGTGTGGAGAAGGTGAAAGCACTGTACAACACCCTACAGATGCCCACCCTGTACCACCAATACGAAGACGACAGCTATCAGCGCTTACAGAAACTCATCGCGCGCCACGCCCAAAACCTTCCACACGCAGTTTTCCTCAACTTTGCCAAGAAAATCTACAAGAGAAACAAGTGA